GCACTCTACCGATGATGCTAGGGGTAGGAGTCTCCACATCTTTTTTAAGTCGCGATCGCCGCAGTCAATTATTTCGCTTAGGTGGCTGGATTACAGTAGCAATTGGGGCGATTACCCTACTACGAACTGGGGATACGATGACTGACTATACAGGTCATGCATCCCTATTCTGCCTAATGCTAGCTCTGATTGCCCGTCCCATCAGCCGTTTGTGGGCTGCGCCCTTACAATATCGCCGCGTCTTAGGCGTGGGAGCCTTCGTACTCGCTTTGGCGCATACAACTCACATGATGGCGCATACGCTGGACTGGAATTTAGAAGCATTTGCTTTCCTGTTACCCACCCATCAAATCAGTTTAATCTTGGGATTTGTTGCGATTATCTTGATGACTCCGGCAGCAATTACGAGTTGCGATCGCGCCCAAAAATTCTTAGGCACGCGCTGGCGACAAATTCATTTATTAGGAATTCCCGCCACAATTTTGAGTTCAGCTCATGCGGTGCTGATTGGTTCTCACTATTTAGGTAGCGTGAGTGAAAGCAGTCAGTTCTATGCAAGTCTCTTGGGAGTTGCCACTGTGGGAGTATTGCTCGTGCGATCGCGTTGGTTTTGGTCAATTTTCCATATAGAAAAATACTATGTTTCAGCCAAAAAATCTTAGTAACTACATTCAATGGTTATTACTCAGCGTACTAGCAACAGGAGCGATCGCGACTGAGGCGATCGCCCATAAAGTAGAAATCTCCGGCGATGTCGGCGGGACAATTCACCTCGAACCTAACGACAATCCCCAAGCAGGAAAAGCAACACTCGCTTGGATCGCACTCACACGTAAAGGCGGACAAACAATTCCCCTTCAGCAGTGTAATTGCCAACTAGCAGTCTATGCCGAACCGCGCCAGAAAAATGCTGCACCACTATTACAACCGTCACTCAAAGCCGTGACAGCCGAGAAATATCAAGGCATTCCTGGCGCGGAAATTATTTTTCCCAAACCCGGTGCTTATCAGGTGGAATTGAAAGGGACTCCTAAAGCCGGAGCTAATTTCAAACCGTTTCAGCTCAATTTTGATGTCACCGTTGCCGCTACAGCGCGATAGCGACCCCGATTACTCTCTAGTCAGAGTCACTCCACTAAAGCGGACTGCCCCTTGTAATTGAGCTTGGCGATCTTGGGTAGAGCGCTCCTGCTGTAATTCTCTATAAGGTGGCACAAAAGTCACAGAGATAAAATCTCCTGTCATGAGACTACGCCTTTGTAGTTGCCTCACCGTAGAAGTAATATCAAGGCGGAAAGTGCCTCTTTGGGGCAGAGAGAATAGTGACAGAATCCCAGCATAGTAGGGACCATAAGGGTCTGGTGCAACTCCTTCAGGTAAATTGATGTAAATGTCGTAGGGAATAGGATTATCTGGGTTGTACTCGACTCCTGTAATGTTGAGAGTCAATGCAGATTCTGCCGTTAATGCTCTCGTCCTCACGAGATCTTGAGCTGGAGCAGACAGAGTGAGAGGCGCATCGCTGAGGACAATCGTTAATTGCCGATCGTTAGCCGACATAGCTATTTGTTGCTGAGTGCTTGTATCTGTTTGTTGAGTACTTGTATCTATACTCTGCGACGATGGCGTTACAGATCTGTTTCTCCTTGATAAAGGATCGTCATACAAATAGTTTAGTTGACCCGCAGTATCGAGAACATCCCTACCGCGCAACTGTACCTGAGTGCCGTTTTCATCAAAGAAGGTAAAAACATCGTTCATCCAATCGCTGTTTGTTGTCGCATTTGCTCGTCCACCTCCCAGTCGCAACCAGCGCTCCCACAGGCGATCGATGTTCGCATGATGCAACCAAAAAATCGGATCGCGGGCAGCAGTAGGTACGCTTCCCATTAAGCCGCCTATACGCGAATGGATGCCGTTATGCGGTCTTCGTTCTAAGTCTCCATAACCATTAGCACGGTGAGTATTCGCATTTGCCTCAGTTACCCTGCGTCCACCAAAGCTGCGCCCGCCATCTGTTGTATGGAAAAAGTTTGTCCGTTGAAAAGCATCTGCATATCTAACATCGGCTTCTGGCAATGGATCGCCCTGGTTGACATTAATGCTGCTGCCGCGATCGCTATAGAGGGGGTTTGTAGAATTGGCGGGGATGCGAAACGGTGAGGGTAAAACGCGCTGTTCGACGGAATCTGAATAGTTCCAGTACGGAAGTGCCAGATTCGGATCGCCGGATGCTTGCCTGAGAATACGCTCGAAATAATATAGGTACATGCGATGCCAGGGGAAGAAATAGAAGGTTCCATGCTGGCATGTCCTCCATGCTGTTAATCTGCGTGTCTCACCGCTGGGAATGCCATGCATATTAGCTTGGTAAATCCAACTGGTCGGGTTCGTATCAGGTCGAGATTTCATCACCTGAATACCTCTCCTGAGAGCCTCAACTTTCTGTGGCGACTGGATAAATGTATATATATTCTCGCGAACGTAGACAGTACCAGTCTGAGCGTTAGCGCGATCGGCGAAAAACCGGCTCACGATGGGAACGCTTCCGACAGCAGCAGTTCCAGCAGATAAGAATCCAGCTAGTTTTAAAACTTGACGACGGGAAAGCTCGTAACTCATAAATTTCCCTCATGCGTAAAACTTAATAATTAATAGTTGCGTTGCAAAACTCAGTTGAGTTTGCAGCAGTTAAACGATGTTTTAATACAAGTTTCGATCGGGTCTTTATGGAAATACTTCATATTTATTAACTCAATCTTTAGTAACAATTCCACATAAAAAAGTCCGTATTTTACGGACTTTTTGTATATATTTAGCTACTCAGTATTTCTGTTAGCAATCTAATTTTTCGGTCGGCTAAAAACTAGAAAAAGCGATCGCGATCGATCTTAGTCAACGCTCCACCAAAGGCAAAATCTTGAACCATCGAACTTTTGAGAAAATCGTGAGGAAAACCGAGTTCAATTGCACTCACATCATTTAAGTGCTGCATTTGTTCGGTAGTTAGTTGAAATTCCAAACAAGCTAAATTTTCTTCAACCTGTTTCAGTTTACGGGAGCCAATAATAGGAATAATTCCGCCTGGTTGTTGCCGTATCCAGTTGAGTGCAACTTGTGAAGGTGCTTTATCAATTTCTGTGGCTATTTTAGTCACCTCTGCTGCAATTTCTAAATCGCGATCGCTAATTTGGGCTGCATTTGGATTGCTTAGTCTTCCTGGTTCGTCCGTCTCCTCTGCTGGACGATTGTATTTACCTGTCAATAAACCAGCACCGAGGGGACTCCAAGCTGTCACGCCAATTCCAAGCGCCTGTGCCATTGGTAATAAGTCTCGTTCGGGTGTCCTTTCTTTCAAAGAATATTCGATCTGCAATCCAATAAGAGGTGTCCAGCCGCGCAGATTTGCTAGGGTATTTGCTTGCGAGATAATCCAAGCTGGAGTATCGGAAACACCGATATACAATACCTTACCCATGCGTACCAGATCGTCAAACGATCGCATCACCTCTTCTACAGGCGTAGTGAAGTCCCAAGCGTGCAACCATAGTAAATCGATATATTCCACATTTAATCGCTGCAAACTGGCTTCTACTGCCTGCACCATATTCTTACGATGGTTGCCACCAGCATTGATTTCGCCATTACCCGTGTTTAAACTATATTTTGTCGCAATCACCCATTTATGGCGATCGCCTGCAACAAATTCACCAACATACTTTTCACTCGTACCGTTGGTATAGAGATTTGCCGTATCGAGAAAGTTACCACCCGCAGCGGCGAAGGCATCGAATATTTTACGACTTTCCTCGTAAGAACTTCCCCACCCCCAATCTTCACCAAAAGTCATCGTCCCCAGGCAGAGTTCGGAAACGCGCAATCCACTGTTACCTAATAGTTTGTAGCGCATAGATACTCTCCATCAGTGCAAGTACAATCTCAGTGCAAGTACGATCTGCTATTGCCTCGTTCTTTCCAATAGCATACAGTTCATCTGCCTGCTGCACGGATTTGGGAGCAGCGCGATCGGAAAATAAACATGAAAAAACCCGCTTAATGCGGGCTGTTAGAACGATTTAGTCTTGTTAAGACATGAACTAGCGGAATAGCTAGATATATCTTAAGCTAGGCAATATTTATAACGATCTATCTTTAGATAGATGTTATGCTCGGTAACAGACAAGATAGCCGTCCGGTAGAGCATCAAAGGTCGATCGCTTCGCTATTGTAGCCAGTGGTTGTAGCAGGTACGCAATGCGATTGCGGCACCATACCAAAATCTCACAACATCCATTCCAACACAATTCCTAGCCGACTATCTTTTTCTTGACGCGAATTTTGCCTTTGTAAATCTGTAGACAACCGCAAATCGCGAGTGACAGCATAGCCAAAAGAGAGTGTTGTCAATCCCACTTCATCATCCGTACCAGGAGACACCCAACTTTGAGATAGAGCAATATCTGCCGCACCGCCGCGAGATAATACCAAGAGCAGCCTTGCGCCCAAATTTATGCCATCAGTGGAATAATCGCCTGTTTCCATATGTCGATAGCCGATTATTGGCGCAAAATTGATGTACTTTCCCAAAGGGCGCACGTAATAACGTAAGTCTACACCATAAGCCTCGCGCTGGCGATCGAAAGCTGCATGATAATCTCCACTAATCGTCAAACCACTTTTACTAATAAATAAATCCTCTATACCAAAATTCCAACCACTAGCATTATCTGTTGAAGGAAATAAAGAATATCCTAGCCGCAGACGGGTACGAAAACTCGGATCGCGATCGATCTCTTCTAGCACGTTCGGTACTTGACGCATCCAGCGCTGTAGAACAGGGCTGCTTTCAATAATTTCTGGCTTTAAATCTAAATCCGCAGCGCTAGGGGTTTTGTGTTGCTGCGGTTGACTCCACGCAGGTGTAGAGATGAGAAGGAACAGAACGATGAGATCCCCCCTAGCCCCCCTTAAAAAGAGGGGAATATGTCTTGTCAGATCCCCCCTAGCCTCCCTTAAAAAAGGGGGAATATGTCTTGTCAGATTCTCTCTAGCCCCCCTTAAAAAGGGGGAGCTGATTGCCCCCCTTGATAAGGGGGGTTGAGGGGATCTGCCGTGACGTAGTTTCAACAAACCGAGATTCCAGCCGAACTTTCGAGATTTTGGCGATTCTTTCACAAAAAAAGTGGTTCTGCATAGTACAGAACCACTTTAGCGGAGCAAAACTTAAAGTTGCTATCGTACCATTCCGTGAGATGGGGCAACGTCAATTGGCTTCATCAAGTACAAGCGCAAGAGTTGCCAACCGTTAGAAACGTAGAACGGTAATTTCTGGAAGAATTGTAGAAACTTCGGCGTATTAGAGCTAGCGATCGCCGTTAATTTTTCATTATTCTTCACGCAAACATCTAAGCGTTGGTAAAACTCTGGATTCTCTACATCCAGCATCACCGGAAATACCCGTCCTGCGGTTTCGTTCGTCTTCTCAATCACGTAGACATCGTAATCTCGCGCATTCAAGCCGATGGAAGCATAGAATTTAGCCCGCTGAATATCGTTAAGATACATCGTGGCAAACACCGACAACAGGAAGAAGCGACACCATAACCGCGCTTTCCAGTCATTTAACATTTGCGGTTGCGCCCGCATAATGGCATCAAAGAAATCTCCGTGACGGTTTTCGTCTTGACACCAGTTTTCAAAGAAGCGGAAAATTGGATAAATCCGATCTTCAGGATGCGCCTGGAGATGACGGTAAATTGTGATGTAGCGCCAGTAACCGATTTTTTCCGATAGATAAGTGGCGTAGAAGATAAACTTCGGTTTGAAGAAAGTATACGTGTGGTTCTTGGTTAAGAATCCTAAATCAAGCGACAAATCAAAATCAGACATCGCTTTATTTAGGAAGCCTGCGTGACGGGCTTCATCTCGTGACATGAGGGCGAAACACTCTGCCAATACGGGGTTTTTCCCCTTCAAGCGGCGGCTGAGTTCTTTGTACAGCAAGAAACCAGAAAACTCTGCCGTACAAGAACGCTCTAAAAACTCAACAAATAATTGGCGAGTTTCCCCATCGATGCGATCCCAAGATTGTTCAAATTCTTCATCTCGGACGAAGTGATGGCGATTGTAGTCAGTACGAAACTCTTCGAGTATTGCTTTCAACTCATCTTCGTTGACGGAAATATCCATCCGCGCCATTTCATCGAAGTCTGTGGTGTAAAACCGAGGCGTGAGAATGGTTTCCTTGGCTGGAGCTTTTACCCCAGGACGTATTTCTTCAAAGCTCGGCTTTTTCAGGGAATCTACCATGTCGTTTTGCTCTTGTGGGGTTCTTATCTCTGTAACAAAAGATAGAGCGCAATTTATTATCTAAAATTCAGTCTACCAAGGGTTCAGGGCGATCGCGTCGCTTTACCACATTAAGAGTTACTACACCCCATCAATTTTTTTTACAAATTTGTCACTTTTTAGGCGAAACAGACTGATTTGTGTATTAGAAGTCGGGAGTCGAGAGACAAGGAAGACAAGGAAGACAAGGGGGACAAGGAAGACAAGGGGGACAAGGAAGACAAGGGGGACAAGGAAGACAAGGGGGACAAGGAAGACAAGGGGGACAAGGAAGACAAGGGGGACAAGGAGGACAAGGAAGACAAGGGGGACAAGGAGGACAAGGAAGACAAGGGGGACAAGGAAGATAAGGAAGACAAGAAAGCGATTCTAGCCAAAGCGCCACTATCCACCACCCACTCACCAACAACTAACAACTACCAACTACCCATTCCCAATCTCTAACATAGAAAATACGCTCCCTGATTATCCACACAACTTATGAATAAAACTAGTAGTTCTTATATTCTGTGGTTGGGTTGTTTGCTTCAAGTTTACGGGTTGCATCGCTTCTATAACGGCAAAATAGCCACGGGTTTGTTGTGGCTGTTTACTTTTGGTTTATTTGGTGTCGGACAATTGATCGATTTATTTCTAATTCCCGATATGGTAGACGATTACAACGCTAAGCTAAGAGCCAAAATGGGTTTATCTGCTGCTGGCGTACCGCTATCAGACCCGGTAGTTGCTACCCAGACAATCCAAGTAAATCCGAAAGAGCAATTGATGGTTAAATTGCTCAAAGCTGCGGCGGCGCATGGGGGTAAGCTTTCCGTCACGCAAGGCGTGATGGATACTGGTGCTACTTTTGCTCAAGTAGAAACAACTTTAAAAGAGATGGTCAAGTCTGGTTATGTAGGAGTTGACAATCATCCTGCAACTGGAGTGGTTGTTTACAAATTCCTTGAATTGTCATCGTAGCGATTTGCATTTGCATAAAATGCAACGTAGGGGCGCACATCTGTGCGCCCCTACAAATATCATGCACGAAAACGAGAATATAGCTCTAACTAATTCAGTGACAGCCACTTTTGACCGTTCAACCGCTGGACGATTCCCCACATTAATAGGTCGAGCGTCATCTTGCGTTCGTCACCCAGAAAATGCTCGATAGTGCTGGGTCGAGAGCCTTCATTGCAAGAGAAATATTTCTTGCCTTGAATATCTTCATCAGGGAAATAAAGGTTGAATTGTCGCGAGACATTTTGCCACTTGCCAACAATTTGCCAGCACTCTTGCTGCTCTAAACCAACTACAGGAATTTTTTGCTTGGTAAGCGTTAAGTCTACATCCACGACTCCTTGAGCTTTTAAAGCCTTCTCAATTGCTGGGATGTAATCTTGTTGGATGAATTCAGTAAATGGTTTATCTTCGACTGTTGGACCTTTTTCTTTCTTAGCTTTAGCGGCGGGTTTATCACCTGCTGCTTTAGCGGCGGCTGGCTTATCGGCTTTAGGCGATGCGTCGGGTTTTTTGGAACCTGGCTTGTCAGCTGCTTTTGCTTGCTGGTCAGTTTCATTTGGAGCTTCTGCTGTCGCCGTGCCTTTTTCCTTCGCCTCGTCCGTGTTCGCCACTAGATTCTCTTCTGGAACTGGTGCGTTGGCAGTAGGAATCTCTGAAGCTTCTGGGTCAGAAGTCGTTTTAAGATTTTCTGCAACGACATCAGGAGCTTGTTTATCTACAGTGCTGGGTGGCGCGTTTTCGCCTGCCGTTTCTCCTGCTGGAGCCTGTTCTGGATTCTGATTTTCTTCTGCCATTGCTCAACTCATTCCTCGATCTATAGGTATAAGAGCGATCGCTTTATAACTTTTTCCTTAAAATTATTGTGACATGATAATAGAGACGTTACATGTAACGTCTCTACACTGATAACTGTTAACTGTTAACTGAATTAACCGCCAGCTACCGCAGGGACGATACTCACTTCATCGCCTTCTTTTAAAGGTGTATCTATACCATCTAAAAAGCGGATATCTTCACTATTCACGTATAGATTCAAGAAACGACGCGGTTGTCCCTGTTCGTCACACAAACGGGACTTAATTCCAGGAAAACCCTGTTCTAAGGATTCAATCAGCTCGGAGAC
This window of the Chroococcidiopsis thermalis PCC 7203 genome carries:
- a CDS encoding tyrosinase family protein; protein product: MSYELSRRQVLKLAGFLSAGTAAVGSVPIVSRFFADRANAQTGTVYVRENIYTFIQSPQKVEALRRGIQVMKSRPDTNPTSWIYQANMHGIPSGETRRLTAWRTCQHGTFYFFPWHRMYLYYFERILRQASGDPNLALPYWNYSDSVEQRVLPSPFRIPANSTNPLYSDRGSSINVNQGDPLPEADVRYADAFQRTNFFHTTDGGRSFGGRRVTEANANTHRANGYGDLERRPHNGIHSRIGGLMGSVPTAARDPIFWLHHANIDRLWERWLRLGGGRANATTNSDWMNDVFTFFDENGTQVQLRGRDVLDTAGQLNYLYDDPLSRRNRSVTPSSQSIDTSTQQTDTSTQQQIAMSANDRQLTIVLSDAPLTLSAPAQDLVRTRALTAESALTLNITGVEYNPDNPIPYDIYINLPEGVAPDPYGPYYAGILSLFSLPQRGTFRLDITSTVRQLQRRSLMTGDFISVTFVPPYRELQQERSTQDRQAQLQGAVRFSGVTLTRE
- a CDS encoding DUF2996 domain-containing protein, with protein sequence MAEENQNPEQAPAGETAGENAPPSTVDKQAPDVVAENLKTTSDPEASEIPTANAPVPEENLVANTDEAKEKGTATAEAPNETDQQAKAADKPGSKKPDASPKADKPAAAKAAGDKPAAKAKKEKGPTVEDKPFTEFIQQDYIPAIEKALKAQGVVDVDLTLTKQKIPVVGLEQQECWQIVGKWQNVSRQFNLYFPDEDIQGKKYFSCNEGSRPSTIEHFLGDERKMTLDLLMWGIVQRLNGQKWLSLN
- a CDS encoding sulfite exporter TauE/SafE family protein, whose product is MSLGFLGSFGHCVGMCGPLTVAFSLSGQQDKPKWQQQVYFHTLLNLGRIISYVLVGAAIGAIGSIAIASGQMAGIGSEVRRWLATLTGIMLILFGLAQINPQFIHLPLLHPLTHGKWHDRLSRGMVNLSFKTQWWTPAGLGLVWGLMPCGFLYAAQIKAAETGQLWQGAATMLAFGIGTLPMMLGVGVSTSFLSRDRRSQLFRLGGWITVAIGAITLLRTGDTMTDYTGHASLFCLMLALIARPISRLWAAPLQYRRVLGVGAFVLALAHTTHMMAHTLDWNLEAFAFLLPTHQISLILGFVAIILMTPAAITSCDRAQKFLGTRWRQIHLLGIPATILSSAHAVLIGSHYLGSVSESSQFYASLLGVATVGVLLVRSRWFWSIFHIEKYYVSAKKS
- a CDS encoding NINE protein is translated as MNKTSSSYILWLGCLLQVYGLHRFYNGKIATGLLWLFTFGLFGVGQLIDLFLIPDMVDDYNAKLRAKMGLSAAGVPLSDPVVATQTIQVNPKEQLMVKLLKAAAAHGGKLSVTQGVMDTGATFAQVETTLKEMVKSGYVGVDNHPATGVVVYKFLELSS
- a CDS encoding aldo/keto reductase; translation: MRYKLLGNSGLRVSELCLGTMTFGEDWGWGSSYEESRKIFDAFAAAGGNFLDTANLYTNGTSEKYVGEFVAGDRHKWVIATKYSLNTGNGEINAGGNHRKNMVQAVEASLQRLNVEYIDLLWLHAWDFTTPVEEVMRSFDDLVRMGKVLYIGVSDTPAWIISQANTLANLRGWTPLIGLQIEYSLKERTPERDLLPMAQALGIGVTAWSPLGAGLLTGKYNRPAEETDEPGRLSNPNAAQISDRDLEIAAEVTKIATEIDKAPSQVALNWIRQQPGGIIPIIGSRKLKQVEENLACLEFQLTTEQMQHLNDVSAIELGFPHDFLKSSMVQDFAFGGALTKIDRDRFF
- the acsF gene encoding magnesium-protoporphyrin IX monomethyl ester (oxidative) cyclase — encoded protein: MVDSLKKPSFEEIRPGVKAPAKETILTPRFYTTDFDEMARMDISVNEDELKAILEEFRTDYNRHHFVRDEEFEQSWDRIDGETRQLFVEFLERSCTAEFSGFLLYKELSRRLKGKNPVLAECFALMSRDEARHAGFLNKAMSDFDLSLDLGFLTKNHTYTFFKPKFIFYATYLSEKIGYWRYITIYRHLQAHPEDRIYPIFRFFENWCQDENRHGDFFDAIMRAQPQMLNDWKARLWCRFFLLSVFATMYLNDIQRAKFYASIGLNARDYDVYVIEKTNETAGRVFPVMLDVENPEFYQRLDVCVKNNEKLTAIASSNTPKFLQFFQKLPFYVSNGWQLLRLYLMKPIDVAPSHGMVR
- a CDS encoding MoaD/ThiS family protein, whose product is MAIKVLIPTALQKFTNNQATYEGSGNSVSELIESLEQGFPGIKSRLCDEQGQPRRFLNLYVNSEDIRFLDGIDTPLKEGDEVSIVPAVAGG